A region of the Scylla paramamosain isolate STU-SP2022 chromosome 24, ASM3559412v1, whole genome shotgun sequence genome:
GATACCTGCTCCTTCACCGCCGAGCCTCAGCGGGATCTGCACCGGCCAGTTGCCCTCAGGTTCCTGGGCAGCCCGCACTGCTCTGCGCTCCACCTGGCGGACCAGCCGTCCAAGAAGCCTTGCGTCACCGACTCTCAGGCCGGGCCGCCGCACAGGACAGCTCCCGAGGGCTCGGCCGCCCACCGCAGCACCGGCCAGCACGTGCACATAGACTACTCTGAGGCGTCACGTGAGCCAGCCATGCCCCTCCACCAACTGcgtccaccgccaccgccgcctcccAGGGGCACGCGTGCCGGCCAGGGCACCAGGAAGAGTCGAACCAAGATGCCGAGCTGGCAGCGGCCAGAGCCCCTCCTGCCGGTGATCTACGAGAACACCCGCCGTGAGGAGACGCCTCGCGCCGCCAAGAAGCGAAAACTGCGCCACCTCATGGAGATTGAGTTCAGCatcgacgatgacgacgacgagcGGCCAGGCGGCGGCACCTCTGAGGGTGAGTCCGCGTGGCGGCAGTCAGTCCAGCAGCGACATTCCTGACAGCGGCGTGTCGGAGGGCCTCACCACGCCCCTCATCAGTCCCCTCAGCGGCCCACGCAGTCCCCAGTCCCCTCGCAGCGACAGCCTCCTTGGGGAGCCCAGCACGCCCCTGAGTCTGGACCAGCTGGAGGGCAAGGCAGGGCCCACGGAGAACACCACGCCCGACGTGCCTCGGCCCCGCCTCCCGCATGACGTCACTGATCCGGGTTTCTTGGAGTGCGAGCGTCGCGGTTACCTGTCGGaggagctgcaggaggaggcgcCTTCGTCGTGGCGGTGTGGCGGCGGGCGGAGCTGGGTTGACGCCTCACCCATCAGCCGCGGGGACGTGAGCAGGATGCTGCTGAGTGCCGTCGGCCGCAATCTGTTCTGCGATTCTCCCGCCGAGGGCTCCCCGGCACGGGACAACTCACTGGGCCGCCGCCACTCCCTGGGCAGCCTGGCGGACCTCTCCCCGAAAGCTCTCTTTCCTCGGCCTCGGGGACAACTCTACCACACACGGCAAGGAAGCGTCCGTGTCCCGGGAAGCGCCCCTCAAGAAGGCCCACTCTGTGCTTTGCCTCAGCCCGACCTCCCCCGGTGAGATGCACCGCGGCCAGCATCAGCGCCAGCACCAGCAGCGTGCCCCTCATGGCTGCCGTGGCGCAGATCTTGAAGGAACCCGAAGCACGCGGGTCCCCGCCATGCCGCCGCTGGCTCCCCGCGGATGGACAAACGGCCCAGAACACAAGTGTACAATCAGGACAATGGTGGGctgggggggcgggggaggcgGGCGAGGAGCGGTGCGCCACAAAAGGGTCAGGTAGTGCAGGTGGGCAGGCTGCTCGCCCCTCACTCAGCTGCCAGCCTTCGCCCCGCTATCACCACCCGTCCTGCCCACTCAGCCCCTCCCAGTCCCACCCCGCCCTCCAGACCATCTCTAGTAACCCGACACTGCCACTTCCGGTGGAGATGAGGCGGCGGGGCAGCCTCTGGCCGCGGGGCACGCGGGTGCCGGGCTCTCAGTGCCTGTCGGGCCGCGCCCCGAGAAGGAAGCTGTGCTCGCGACTCAGGACGTGAGTGAGTGTGACAGTGGTTGTGGGGGCGACCTTACCCCTCGGTGGGATCAGACCAGCGCGCGGCAGCGACGCCGGCGGGAGGAGAGTCACTACCGTCTTCAGCGCATGTTGGAGGAGTGCCCGTGTTCCCTGCGCCACGGCGAGGCCGAGGAGTCTGTGAGTGCTGACTGGTCTATGGAGGCCGTGCCGGACGAGGTCTCGACCCGTGATCCGTGTGACCTTGAGGCCGAGGGCAGCGACGCTGTACCCTCGCCATCCTCCTTACCTTCTCCCCCGTCACCCGACGCTGTCAGCCTTTGTACCATCGACAGCGACTACGGCGACGGCATCTACGTAAGTCCTCGCCTCGTGGAACAGCTGCGGCGCCTGACGGAGGGCCAAGATGTTGGCCAGGGCTCAGAAAGTCCTTCCGTGGCAAGAAGGAGAAGCGGCCCTCCGAAAATGTGCCCACCAAGACCTCGGGCGCCCCCAAGGTGGGCATCTTCATGTTCGTGGACAACCCGATGTACCTCAGCCCGGAGGTGAAAAAGGAAGCGCGGGTGGTGAGCGCCCACGCCTCTGACAAGTCTAAGAGTGCCTGGTATGTGGGAAATCCCATGTACACTTCCCCTGAACCTCACCGCCGGGACAGTGTTCCTGAGGAGCGGCAGCGAGCCCTCTGTGAGAAGGAGAACCTCCGCAACGCGCGCCTGGCGAATGTGGTGCGTCAGAACCCCACCGGCAGGAAGCCGCTAGCCAACCTATGGCTGCAGAGCAACCCGTGCTACGAGTCTCCCGAGGCCAAGGCTTCCACGGCCGAGGACGACACCTACCTCACGCCCATCGCGGTGCGGCGCCCCGCCACCCTGGCTGATGACCCAAACATCCTGGACGTGCAGAAGTTCCTGGACCACGAGTACTGCACCATTCCCGGCGACGACTCCGACTCGTGGGTGACTCATTCCTCGGGGTCCCGGGACAGCGACTCCCCCGCTGCCCGAAGGTCTCTGGCGTTCGGAGCGCCGCGCCGTGacccccaccactccctccaggaTATGGCGAGAGACTGGAAAGAACCAGCACTCGACGCCCCGCAAGCCCCAGGGCAGCCTGGAGAAGGGCGCCACGCTGGGGACGCGACAGCACCGAACCCCGCGGGCCGTCAAACGTGGTCGTCGTGGCGTGAGTCAGGTGAGTGTGTTCCTCAGCCTCCTCTTATCGCGGTGTTTGTTCCCAGTGTAAACACACGCCGGGACGGCATTACTTGCCGCCTCTGACGCCCACTTTGTCTCTCTTATCTCCCGCAGGAGGAGCCAAGAGGCGCGTCCCCCCCGCCTCTCCCAGCACGTCCTCACCCGCCTCTCCACCCCATTACCCACGACACCTCCCTGCCTGCCAACACCTTCGAGGACACCAGTgactttcaccaccaccgccccgcTGACCCTCGCGAGGACACCGCACACTTCCAGCTGCCTCCTGACGGCATCTACGAGAGTGTGAATCGTGGCGGCAGGCGGAGGGTCACCAGATCCTACTCCGACGTGTCCTCCATCACCACAAGCACCTACCGCCCCACTAGGCGGCCCCTCggcttcttctccctcccccagcaGGGTCCGCGCCCTCCACGTGCTCCTCGGGGCCAAAAAACGGGGCGAGGCGGCTCCCTATGCGAGGGGAGCCAGAGGGGCAAAGCCAGACGGAGGGTGGGCAGGAAGTACCGTGCGGGGGAGGTACTGCAGGGCAAGGGTGAGTAACCTTAATGTGTactgtttgcacacacacacacacacacacacacacacacacacacacacacacacacacacacacacacacacacacacacacacgttattgctccatcatcaccacaattgCCATTATCTAAGCTGAAGTGCATGCCATTTGTTTcgtattatttgtatttgttgttgttgttgttgttgttgttgttgttgttgatgtttggtCATAAAATCGTGTTATGTTTCGGGGCAAAGTTAAAAGCAAATATGTCCTTCATAAATTTCcaataccactctctctctctctctctctctctctctctctctctctctctctctctctctctctctcctcgtctctctctctccgttctgtTTGTCAGTTAAGGTTTACAAGAATATTTAGGCAGAGATCAACACAAGCCGACcaatgtttacacacacacacacacacacacacacacacacacacacacacacaccgtctccTCGGGCAGTGTTATgcttctgtgtttgtgtgtgtgtgtgtgtgtgtgtgtgcgtgtgtgtgtgtaagttatgGTGTTTGTGGCAGATTTATGAGGgttgagagaagaagaggaggaggaggaaaacgaggaacagatatgacgaagagaaagaggaggaggaggaggaggagaatataaaAGATAGAGTTTAGTCATATGAAAGAGCacctgtccttctcctcctcctcctcctcctcctcctcctcctcctcctcctcctcctcaacgcTTCAGGGTACCGAGGTGGAACGTTATTTGCTGTGGTTAAAGGAAATTGCTGTGTTACCCCCCCTcctgccccccctctctctctccctctctcctctcctttatctctctcaccttaccttatctCCCGTTCCGTGTGTCCTCTATCAACCCTTTCACCTGTCACTCGatcttcctttatttagttatccatctctctctctctctctctctctctctctctctctctctctctctctctctctctctctctctctctacctgcccTCAGTAAAGAGATAGcgtcattattatctttttttcgctAGTAATGTCATCTCCTTCCaaagttttcctctctctctctctctctctctctctctctctctctcctctctctctctctctctctctctctctctctctctctctctctctctctctctcatgccagaGTTACAGTTTTTCCCAGCATATTtttcgttgtcctcctcctcctcctcctcctcctcctcctccacctcctccctcctcctcctcctcctcctcctcctcctccattcctttcccctcttcgtGGTTTCGCGTCGGTTTGTCAACTTCCCACTGGCAATTACGttaaatattcacacacacacacacacacacacacacacacacacacacacacacacacacacacacacacacgtttactggtctcttatcttttaatattttttttttctaattgttcTCCTTCAcatgctctttctctttttctcttttcttattgctcttcttctttcctgtcctctctttctcttcctctccaattCTCTCATTTTTGTGTTCGTTTCTCCTCGCACACACATTTCCCATTAGCtatctttatctccctcttcctctctccctccctcccctccatccttggctcctcctttccctccctcattcccacattccctcctcctcctcctcctcttcttgctcttcctcttcctgtggcCTGGACCAGATGGTGTGTAAGAtctggttttcttcttctttccttttcttcatttttattgggtgttttctcttttctgtccgTTTTCCTTATACATTTATGGCAGTAATTCCTCTTTtcgtttgtgtttattttcctctttattgttgttgtatctgtctgtgtgtttttttttttttttttttttttagtttcttccgctattttttttttctcgtttatgTAATGTTTTCATGCCGTGTTGTTCtgctttgattgttttttttttgttatctatagTTACTGTGTTTGGTattaagggcaacaaaactaaaaaaaaaaaaatgaagatcgCCAGAGTttgaaatatatacaaaaacaaacaaacaaacaaacaaacaaacaaacaatgaaaataaattaaaaagataCCTGATTGGGAAGCTTAAATCAAAACTTTCCAGCAGGTTAACTCATACAGGTAAACTTGAACAGGTAGAAAAATTAAACTTAACTTCTCACCTCCGTaccaaaatacaaatataaacaaaatacacacaaaggaacacaaaggaaggaacgaCACCAGGCAGGGAAGATTAAACAGTAACTTTCTGACAGATCAATTTGTACAGGTAATTTTGGGGCAGGTTGGTCCTTAAATGAGATATTAATGAGTGCGTGCCTTAGGATCACACCTGAGGGAAGGCTAATGTACAGGTAAGCCGGGAGACTCAAGGGCACAGGTGTGTTTGTATCGGAGGCTACACTCGAGGGACGCTGGGTGAGAATACCAGAGAAAgcactggaaaaataaataaataaatagatgaattaataaaaaaaaactttgaagaGTCTTATGGTTCTTGTATTTGATCtgcatgttgttgttgtcgtttgttttggttctactagttcttctcttcattgtgttttcttcttcttcttcttcttcgtattattattattgttattattattattattattgttctcctcctcctcctcctcctcctcctcctcctcctcctcctcctcctcctcctcctttatattgttgttatcagtgagagtactcgtatatatatatatgaaatttatGCAAAGATAACAACATCATAACCGTCTAatacagtggagagagagagagagagagagagagagagagagagagagagagagagagagagagagagagagagagagccacaacTTAAGCTACACATTATaacaccgtctctctctctctctctctctctctctctctctctctctctctctctctctctctctctccctctcgcatcttagaaaggaacaaaaatggcacaaaaaaagaggaaatttgaGTTTTCAGAATTTATAACGCCCTCATAAAACTGGACTGGCCCTTGTAGGttttaggagggagagagggagagagagagagagagagagagatagagagaagagacCGTAAAACCATGAACACGTGAGATATTTTTGATCTTAAGTTTGATATTAGGtgtaaaaaatggaaggaaaggtggtgatggtggtggtggtggtggtggtggtggtggtggtggtggtggtggtggtgggacaaggagggagggagggagggaaggagggaagaaggtggTGATGTATATTACGGCTTATCTtcgttattactctctctctctctctctctctctctctctctctctctctctctctctctctctctctctctctctctctcaagcatctTTCCTCACACTTtatatctctccttcctttccctccctcactccctcttcttccctcttctctccctccctcctcgcagTCAACCGTcacttctccatccttcttaagttgcctcctctccttccttccctccttccctcccctccttccttctctccctcctttcttccttcttccttcctttcttcgttgtATCTGGTTACTTCCTGTTCGTTTATTCCGCAAAAAAGAGCAACAGTGGATAgcagagatgatgatgatgatgatgatgatgatgataataatagtaataataataataataataataataataataataataataataataataataataataacaatgtgcAGGTAATTTTGTCGGATTCTTTTCATGCCTAGTTAGAAAGGTTTCCGAcaggtatttctctctctctctctctctctctctctctctctctctctctctctctctctctctctctctctctctctctctctctctctctctctctctctcaaatccatAGAAGTGAAGATACAAGAATGTTCTCTAATCTTCAtccccattactctctctctctctctctctctctctctctctctctctctctctctctctctctctctctctctctctttccaacacCTGTCTGCTTAATGAGTTTGTTGTGTTGTTCAGGTAAGAGGAATTTTGACCGTGGAGGGAAAATTATCCAAGTTATGCATTATTATgaagcccctctctctctctctctctctctctctctctctctctctctctctctctctctctctctctctctctctctctctctctctgatatttacAGTTATGTTACTGCTTTGTTTGTCTTAacgtaatcacacacacacacacacacacacacacacacacacacacacacacacacacacacacacacacacacacacacacacgcacgcacgcacgcacacacgcacaaagaAGATAAATACATTAACCATTTATTACAAAAATGTTAGAAGTTTCAAAtctgagtgtgcgtgtgtgtgtgtgtggagagagagagagagagagagagagagagagagagagagagagagagagagagagagagagagagagagagagggaggcggtaTTCACAGGTGAGTCAGATTAAAGAGATAAGTTTCCTTCTCACCTGGAGTTGGACAggtagggagggggaggtgtgagggtgacACCTGGGAGGCGCGGCGGGGGGTGGGAGATGGGAGGGGGTATTGAAGGGAGGAGTAAGACAGGTAATATGGGAAggtatggatgagagagagagagagagagagagagagagagagagagagagagagagagagagagagagagacggtttttctttcttccttgcagTTATTCAATgttcttttaacttttctttctttttttctttctttctttctttctttttactttaatcgcatttatttatttatttttagttgtcttcgtttgtttgtcagttacttgcaaatctctctctctctctctctctctctctctctctctctctctctctctctctctctctctctctctctctctctctctttccgaaCCAACacccacaattattattattattattattattattattattattattattatcattattattattattattactatcacatGGGCCAGGAACGTCAGATATGTTTGTTCACgtcgtgtttgtttgtgtgtctgtctgtgcgtcccTCGTAAATccttctccctgcctccttgtaatcttcctccttttcttcctccttttcctcctccaatccgctcatccctccttcatctgtgtctcttcttgtccttgtgTTATCTGCTTATCTCTCCcctaatacctctctctctctctctctctctctctctctctctctctctctctctctctctctctctctctctctctctctctctgttttcttctcttatatttttgtatttttgctcTTATTCCATATTTATTACATTTGCTTCTCTTCCAGTTTTCATATCTTGCACCTCTTGttatctttacctcctcctcctcctcttcctccttctcctcctcctccttctcttgtacttcttctttctcttcttcttctacttctttttatcgagcagttctctctctctctctctctctctctctctctctctctctctctctctctctctctctctctctctctctctcttcggtgtCGCTTTTAATATTTCGTCATGGTTGCCAATTcgtctcactctccctctccctctctccctccctccctccctccctccctccctccctccctccctccctccctccctctaccgcTCCCTTACCATACACCTTCACTCCATCCTTAATTGCGCCATAAGAGgacatctttctctctctctctctctctctctctctctctctctctctctctctctctctctctctctctctctggcaagttGTATGGGAGTGTATGGTTTATTTGTACTGtaatggtagtgtgtgtgtgtgtgtgtgtgtgtgtgtgtgtgtgtgtgtgtgtgtgtgtgtgtgtgtgtgtgtgtgtgtgtgtgtgtaactgaatTTAGGGATTAATTTGTTCGGctgttactgtttttatttatttactttatttttttttttgaagactggatgtgtgtgtgtgtgtgtgtgtgtgtgtgtgtgtgtgcgcgcagccATTCACTGTACGAATAAttacttttgttctttgttGACCTACCGaatatgcctctctctctctctctctctctctctctctctctctctctctctctctctctctgggtggtcTGGCCATGATAATTACCCTCAGTCCATTCTCTTCAATGAGGCTAATTTCAGGGTAGAgcaacctgagagagagagagagagagagagagagagagagagagagagagagagagagagagagagagagagagagagagagagagagaaggatgcacTGAACGAGAAAGGATTTTGTCTGATGTTATTGACGTTgactggcaggaggaggaggaggaggaggaggaggaggaggaggaggaggaggaggaggaggaggaggaggaaggaggagaaagaagaaaagaagaagaggaggaataagaggtggagaaggaagaagaggaaatggaaaaaagagaaaaaaagtggagatgtaggaagaggagaaggaagaggaagtgcaagaatagaaaaaggaggagaaggaggaggaggaggaggaggaaaacaaaacagatgaaaatatatatatgaggcagAGAACTAAATCCATCAATAAcaattaaatacaaaaaaaaaagaaaaaaaaaacaggaaacaggtagacaaaataaatataaatatcaaCACCAAACAACCTATTCCATTTACAAAACTATTAATCATTTCtctaacaaacacacgaaccaacaaacaaaatgaacaaacaaacaaactcgaTAAAACTGCGGAAGAAAACGAcaaactaacctaatttaaccaaccagaaaagtaaaaaaataaaataaaataaaaataaaggaaaataaacacgattgataaagaaaactaatgaaaaaaaaatgaaaaaaaagtcaatacaaCTATGAAAAAAATTCGTTAAACTACCCAATTtaataacgaaggaaaaaaaatcaaggaaaataaacacaatagataaacaaaacgaCACTGAAAACgtttattaagaggagaaaaaccaaGAGAAAACGTTTAAAAGTCTTCACTATCAAGaacgtttttccttcctcgcatcAGGTTCTTGACACACCCCCTggcctctctcccctctctcccctcactctccctgcctcatcttctctccctccctctcctctctctctctctctctctctctctctctctcccctcttccttgcccttctccttgtcctgtcaAACCCGCTATCTGAAAcccattacgagagagagagagagagagagagagagagagagagagagagagagagagagagagagaggaaacacaaatgctcttccttcctctatttcatcgTTCTTTTATCatcgtctcctttccttcctctcttttattccttcttccatttcgttttccatttctcttattttttttcattcattattcttcctaccataaaaaaaatgagagtaaatagataaacaggtaaataacTAGCTATTTATTcaatacatttttccttattttttttaaagtaccattatatataaaacaattcttattattattattatttttaaaactgattatttttttcttttttttcataatactcctactcgttttttttttttttctatttacctctTTAACGTATTCCATTTCATTTCGTTCATATTGAAaaatcttccatctctttccgatacgcttgatatttttttcctctcttcgttctttttttttctcttccaagtCGTTTATTGGTCAGTTTTGCTTCTCCatttatatttcctcttttctcttctcttccctctttcgtgACATTGATTGAAAGGCGGGGCAgctgagaaatggaggaaaagatggaggaaaggggaattagagagagagagagagagagagagagagagagagagagagagagagagagagaggaagggaaaggatgggtgggtggaatGATGAGCGGAGTtagccgtgagagagagagagagagagagagagagagagagagagagagagagagagagagagagagagagagagagagagagagagaggaatgtaaaTTTCTTGTAATGACTttgttctttctgttctctaacctttggaggaggaggaggaggaggaggagaagaaggaagaggagaggaggtggagaaagatggtgaaaatgaataagaggaagagatagtgatgaaaagtatgaccctctctctctctctctctctctctctctctctctctctctctctctctctctctctctctctctctctctctctctctctctctctctctctctctctctctctctctcactaatggTCACTGTGTAATTACTGGTGGAGGTTAAAGGTGGTGATGCCTACGTCAGGGAGGGAAAAttacctccatctctcctcctcctcctcctcctcctcctcctcctcctcctcctcctcctcctcctcctcttcaccttcatcAACATAATCATTACCATTCTTTTGTGTCTTATATCTTCATTAAAATTTCTTCGtgtcttataataataataataataataataataataataataataataataataataataataataatcggaaAAACAACtagtataatgaaaaaaaaataatgaaatacaacactcgaggtctagagagagagagagagagagagagagagagagagagagagagagagagagagagagagagaacaaagacacAGGCACTGGTCTAAATATGCGCCTGactgcccagagagagagagagagagagagagagagagagagagagagagagagagagagagagaccttaagtTCTATTTTTcctatcccgttttcttttccatctctaaATAAcaattatcattttcattcccatttttttatctgttattttacgtatttatgtgaaagaattagaagaagagaaggaagattgaGATAATGACtgataaagggagggagaggaagggagagaggagggagagggagtgagagagggagaaccataagagagatgatgattgagagcttagagagagagagagagagagagagagagagagagagagagagagagagagagagagagagagagagagggcgtggtatgggaaaggaaggtaaagacgGGTGAGGGATGgttagggaaagagagagagagagagagagagagagagagagagagagagagagagagagagagagagagagagagagagagagaaggcaaggatGGTTTTGGAAGGTAAGGTATGGTCAGTGAGACAAGGTACAGTactggaagaaaggagagagagagagagagagagagagagagagagagagagagagagagagagagagagagagagagagagagagtacattaaGCCACTGTCAGAACGTTGAGTCTTAGTGAAGTCTTAAAATCTGTGAGGTATCAGGTGGAAATTCttacgtgggagagagagagagagagagagagagagagagagagagagagagagagagagagagagagagagaggcgtgggagTGAGTTTAGGGAGATGGGAGGCAAGGACACTGCAATAAATCTtatgataatggaaaaaaatgtaataattctAGGGGAGAGGTGGACgggaagatgagggaggaacaagggTGAAGGGAGTTaagggtgaaagggagggaaagtaatGGGAGATCAAAGTGTAGGGTGAAGGTGACATAGTGTATTTATAGGGTGACTAAATGAAGGGCAAGTGTgtatggaaggagggagaggggagaaggaacatgaagggagaatgaataagaataaagaaaagaagaagaagaggtgagagaaagaggaggaatggaggaaaggaatgaaggaagtggaTTTGGAAGTAAAGGctggaatgaagaaaggaatgaatagagtaaggagagaaagaacgaagtgagaggaagagcaggaataaaggaggaatgaagcaaGGGAACGACTagaaatttaggagaagagttgggaaaaggaagaagaaaatgagaggagtaaaaatggagggaaggaataatggaaagggaaaagaaaacaaaggaaaaaaagaaattaaggaaaaaggaaagaagaggaagaaaggaggaattgTGGAAGGAACAGGAGAGCAGAAAAGTATAAAGAacatgaaggagggaagaacgaaaaagaaatagagagagagagagagagagagagagagaga
Encoded here:
- the LOC135112589 gene encoding uncharacterized protein LOC135112589 codes for the protein MIDADAARDLKKEGEEEEKDGQRMEGRKARRERRKEEPIYEKVGGESSPSTAANSGSSLASKNSRTSYDNVIYMSMKDLRAQYTQEGEEGERSGEAGFSSPPLPAICHGVCLTPPKDPLYENLLYLPMTEVRSSGKKGLDRQRPLPVPPLCEEQDDTCSFTAEPQRDLHRPVALRFLGSPHCSALHLADQPSKKPCVTDSQAGPPHRTAPEGSAAHRSTGQHVHIDYSEASREPAMPLHQLRPPPPPPPRGTRAGQGTRKSRTKMPSWQRPEPLLPVIYENTRREETPRAAKKRKLRHLMEIEFSIDDDDDERPGGGTSEGESAWRQSVQQRHS